Proteins from a genomic interval of Phlebotomus papatasi isolate M1 chromosome 3, Ppap_2.1, whole genome shotgun sequence:
- the LOC129806798 gene encoding CD109 antigen-like has product NICNLLTSSLPFRYYTVLAPKHIHPHSVYNVSISTHSTDDWNTFTVDLEGYPYGKMQNFSVPRQVNMAPNSTKTVTFRLGALPSGKYKLVVNNGEYRNSTKLQYLPKSLLCFIQTDKRVYKPGTIVRFRVLLLKADLKPSKTLKKVNVAIFDSNNLKIMEWNEADLKYGVFSSELRLSQDISLGWWTIEARAAKLKIEEVFTQRFEVAEYILPKFKVEIQSEKFSTFSKGSFKFRVRSEYNYGKPVKGNYTAVVSLKPYVGFPKIPISVKNGRIDGMTEIEFSFEGDLHLKQKFDRIFIVDVTVQDHLTGFRQNASEELGVFMAKHEISFLSPPDYFKPGLNYNVVISVKHHDGSSFKGSEENNVTLLYGYDYETSEENFVNLTISQNGLAYGGFFVPRDVKKLYVKAQFEDAHVILPHILRARSKKKRFILANLITKNPTVNSTCIVEVTSTHRLNYLTYHLVARDNLVHTAIVNFTTDGSLRVSFTVTPEMVPSAIFLVYYVANTGYLISDRMVIDFGLRKTFDLKVSHTQATPGQEVLITIASESPGFVNLAAVDKSVLEMQHEKHMLTEKRVASTLEDFIKYTPLQILRSIRRVARKKYFKEFEDSGVILMTNVKRGAKRPSLSESVTDEEDLPEDEDDYVDFEETITQKDITSTVSGEINPRKYFPETWLWWDVVTKHKGELIIKVKVPDKITGWVLSGFSVDQDTGLSLIPQPVSVSVFQSFFISTSLPYSVKRGEIITIPVVIFNYLNESKPVELIFRNVHRDFCFEDLSICNASQRIEILATNQTGTSVDFHVIPKSLGRVKFEIIAQSGDLVDKIIRELLVVAEGEVQYDNQAYLVDLHTFASAAESFSPKLPENFVPDSLEMRINIMKNILASSMENLDELVPHLPTGCGEQNLLTFAPNVAVLDYMTRTRKRNEDLRIRALRFMRQAYQRQLKFRHRDGAFSAFGKADEIGSIWLTAYAARTFLWASRYITVDRKVTDKALKWLSQQQMEDGGFREYGISIRIFDREMFTADDNRVGMTAFTILPFVETGIGWAKYSSMLQKAFEFIEREFSNVNDVYSLSIAAYAVQFFEGNLRDRALQVLNEKSLRDQGKIWWESKSNGMSLSIEATSYGLLANLAAEHLQECVGATKWLISQRNSQGGFTSTHDTVLGLFALSKVAERLEFSSNSINFSVNHLNIKNFSSMKSIKVNPGLRNVTVKASGRGYAIIEFATKYNVGNVKKFSQIEYFVVEPKVKVLGSHDNFLNLTFCTRFNPPTRFMRQSNMTVMEIVLPSGHRIDRDQLNLLTELESFKKIELKNGDTKAIVYFCEITERDICPTLMAYKTHRVKKAHRGQISIYDYYNPGIINREFF; this is encoded by the exons GGACAAAAGAGTCTACAAACCAGGGACTATTGTGAGATTTCGGGTTTTGCTCCTAAAAGCTGATCTTAAGCCATCAAAGACTCTCAAGAAGGTTAATGTGGCCATTTTCGATAGCAATAACCTGAAGATAATGGAGTGGAATGAAGCAGATCTGAAGTATGGAGTTTTCAGCTCTGAACTTCGGCTTTCCCAGGATATATCACTGGGATGGTGGACAATTGAAGCTAGAGCTGCAAAATTGAAGATTGAGGAAGTCTTTACGCAACGCTTCGAAGTTGCTGAATACATCCTGCCCAAGTTTAAGGTTGAAATCCAATCAGAGAAATTCAGTacgttctcgaaaggaagcttCAAGTTCCGGGTTAGATCTGAATACAACTACGGGAAACCTGTGAAGGGGAACTACACAGCTGTGGTGTCTCTGAAGCCCTATGTAGGATTCCCTAAGATTCCCATCTCTGTGAAGAATGGAAGAATTGACGGGATGACTGAGATAGAGTTCAGTTTTGAGGGAGACCTTCATCTGAAGCAGAAATTTGATAGAATCTTCATTGTGGATGTCACTGTTCAGGACCATCTTACGGGATTCCGCCAGAATGCCAGTGAAGAGTTGGGCGTATTCATGGCTAAGCATGAGATAAGCTTCCTAAGTCCACCGGATTACTTCAAACCTGGGCTTAACTACAACGTCGTGATTTCCGTTAAGCATCACGATGGGTCATCATTTAAGGGATCCGAGGAGAACAACGTGACCCTGCTTTATGG GTACGATTATGAGACGTCTGAGGAGAACTTTGTGAACCTGACGATCTCCCAGAACGGATTGGCCTATGGaggattttttgttcctcgGGATGTCAAGAAACTCTACGTCAAAGCTCAGTTTGAGGATGCTCATGTGATCCTTCCACACATCCTGAGAGCCAGATCGAAGAAGAAACGCTTCATCCTGGCCAATCTCATCACCAAGAACCCAACTGTTAACTCAACCTGCATTGTAGAGGTCACATCAACTCATCGCCTGAACTATCTGACCTATCACCTCGTGGCCAGGGATAATCTTGTTCACACTGCGATCGTCAACTTCACAACGGATGGCAGTCTCAGAGTATCCTTCACAGTGACTCCAGAAATGGTTCCATCAGCCATTTTTCTCGTCTACTACGTCGCAAATACCGGCTACTTGATATCAGATCGCATGGTCATCGACTTCGGACTTCGGAAAACCTTCGATCTCAAAGTATCTCACACACAAGCGACTCCTGGCCAGGAGGTCCTGATCACTATTGCTTCCGAGAGCCCTGGGTTCGTTAATCTGGCAGCAGTGGATAAGAGTGTCCTGGAGATGCAGCATGAGAAGCATATGCTAACTGAGAAGCGCGTAGCATCAACCCTTGAGGACTTCATCAAGTACACTCCCCTTCAAATCTTAAGGAGTATCCGAAGAGTTGCCAGGAAGAAGTATTTCAAGGAATTTGAGGATTCTGGAGTGATTCTCATGACAAATGTAAAGAGAGGAGCGAAGAGACCAAGTTTGAGCGAATCTGTTACTGATGAAGAAGATCTTCCTGAAGATGAAGATGACTACGTGGACTTTGAGGAGACTATAACTCAGAAAGACATCACCAGCACAGTTTCCGGAGAGATCAATCCCAGAAAATACTTTCCAGAAACCTGGCTCTGGTGGGATGTGGTAACGAAGCACAAAGGAGAACTCATTATCAAAGTCAAGGTCCCTGACAAGATTACCGGATGGGTTTTGAGTGGATTTTCCGTAGATCAAGACACAGGACTGAGTCTAATACCACAACCCGTGAGTGTAAGTGTCTTTCAGTCCTTCTTCATCTCCACGAGTCTTCCCTATTCCGTGAAACGTGGAGAGATTATCACAATTCCCGTAGTGATCTTCAACTATCTCAACGAAAGCAAGCCCGTTGAATTGATCTTCCGGAATGTCCACCGGGACTTTTGTTTCGAAGATCTCTCCATTTGCAATGCTTCCCAGAGGATTGAAATCCTAGCTACCAATCAAACTGGTACCTCTGTGGACTTCCACGTGATACCCAAGAGCCTGGGCAGAGTGAAATTTGAGATTATTGCCCAGAGTGGAGATCTTGTGGATAAGATCATCCGGGAATTGCTTGTTGTAGCTGAGGGAGAAGTTCAGTATGACAATCAAGCCTATCTTGTGGACCTTCATACTTTTGCATCAGCTGCAGAATCCTTTTCGCCCAAACTCCCGGAAAATTTCGTTCCGGACTCCCTGGAAATGCGCATCAACATCATGAAGAACATCCTGGCATCGTCAATGGAAAATTTGGATGAATTGGTACCACATCTACCTACAGGATGCGGAGAACAGAACCTCTTGACCTTTGCTCCGAATGTTGCAGTCCTGGACTACATGACGAGGACAAGGAAACGGAATGAGGACTTGAGGATTCGAGCTCTGAGATTCATGCGTCAGGCTTATCAGAGGCAACTGAAATTCCGTCACCGGGATGGAGCTTTCAGTGCCTTTGGGAAGGCTGACGAAATTGGGAGCATTTGGTTGACAGCCTACGCCGCTAGAACCTTCCTCTGGGCCTCCAGGTACATCACAGTGGACAGAAAAGTAACAGACAAAGCTCTAAAGTGGCTCAGTCAGCAACAAATGGAAGACGGAGGATTCAGGGAATATGGGATTTCTATCAGGATCTTCGATAGAGAAATGTTCACTGCAGATGACAATCGTGTGGGAATGACAGCTTTTACAATCCTGCCCTTCGTGGAGACAGGAATCGGATGGGCAAAATACTCATCAATGCTCCAGAAAGCTTTCGAATTCATTGAGAGGGAATTCTCAAATGTCAACGATGTCTATTCCCTATCCATTGCTGCCTATGCTGTTCAGTTTTTCGAGGGAAATCTCCGGGATCGAGCCCTCCAGGTGCTCAATGAGAAATCTCTGAGGGATCAGGGAAAAATCTGGTGGGAGAGCAAAAGCAATGGCATGAGTTTATCCATTGAGGCTACATCTTATGGTCTTCTGGCCAATCTTGCAGCTGAGCATCTTCAGGAATGCGTAGGAGCTACAAAATGGCTAATCTCCCAGCGAAATTCCCAAGGAGGATTCACTTCAACCCATGACACTGTCCTGGGACTCTTTGCCCTATCAAAAGTAGCTGAACGTCTCGAATTTTCCAGCAATAGCATAAATTTCTCAGTAAATCACCTGAACATCAAGAACTTCAGCTCCATGAAGTCCATCAAAGTGAATCCCGGCCTCCGGAATGTCACAGTAAAGGCTTCCGGAAGGGGATATGCCATCATTGAATTCGCAACGAAATACAATGTTGGGAATGTTAAGAAATTCTCTCAAATAGAATACTTTGTCGTTGAGCCTAAAGTTAAGGTTCTAGGCAGTCATGATAACTTCCTCAATCTCACCTTTTGCACCCGTTTCAACCCTCCCACGAGATTCATGCGCCAGAGCAACATGACAGTGATGGAAATTGTCCTGCCCAGTGGACATAGAATTGACAGAGATCAACTGAATTTACTCACCGAACTGGAATCCTTTAAGAAGATTGAACTAAAGAATGGAGACACCAAGGCCATTGTCTACTTCTGCGAGATTACAGAGAGGGACATCTGCCCCACGCTGATGGCCTACAAGACGCACCGCGTCAAGAAAGCCCACCGTGGTCAGATCTCCATCTACGATTACTACAATCCAG GCATCATCAACAGGGAATTCTTCTGA